In Chloracidobacterium sp., the sequence CCCGCTCTCCGCATCCTGTCCCCCGCTGCTCGACCACGAGCTTCGTCGCCTCGCCTCGAGCGAGCGCGTGCGCCTGTGCGAGGCCTTCGCCGGGCAGGTCCTGCTCGTGGTCAACACCGCGAGCCAGTGCGGCTTCACGCCGCAGTACGAGGGGCTCGAGGCGCTCCATCGGCGCTATGCCGGGCGCGGCTTCGCCGTCCTCGGCTTCCCCTCCAACGACTTCATGGGGCAGGAGCCGGGCAGCGAGGAGGAGATCGCCGAGTTCTGCCGCACCCAGTACGGCGTCGAGTTCCCGATGTTCGAGAAGATCCGGGTGCGCGGGCAGGAGGCCCATGCCTTCTATCGCGCCCTCACCGAGGCGGCGGGCGGCAAGGCGCCGCGCTGGAACTTCCACAAGTACCTGATCGGCCGCGACGGGCGGCTGCTCGCGCAGTTCCCGAGCAGCGTCCGGCCCGACGATCCCCGTCTGATCGAGAGCATCGAGCAGGCGCTCGCCGCCACGCCCTGAGCCTTTCCTCAGGTCCCCGCAAGCCCCGTTCGGAGGTTCCTCCCGGGCGCCGCCCTTCGCTAGCATGGGTCGGCCGGGCGCGTGGGGAGATGCCATGGGCCGAATCCGGGTGCTGCTGGTCGACGACCACGAGCTGGTGCGGGTCGGTCTGCGGGCGCTGCTCGAGGCCGAGGAGGACATCGAGGTGGTGGCCGAGGCGGCCACCGGAGAGGAGGCGCTGCGTCTCGCGCGCGCGCTCCGCCCGGACGTGGTGCTCATGGATCTCAAGCTTCCGGGCATGGGCGGGCTCGCCGCCACTGAGCATCTGGTGCGCTCCGGACTCGGGCGGGTGGTGGCGGTCACGGCCCAGGGCGAT encodes:
- a CDS encoding glutathione peroxidase: MLDHELRRLASSERVRLCEAFAGQVLLVVNTASQCGFTPQYEGLEALHRRYAGRGFAVLGFPSNDFMGQEPGSEEEIAEFCRTQYGVEFPMFEKIRVRGQEAHAFYRALTEAAGGKAPRWNFHKYLIGRDGRLLAQFPSSVRPDDPRLIESIEQALAATP
- a CDS encoding response regulator transcription factor yields the protein MGRIRVLLVDDHELVRVGLRALLEAEEDIEVVAEAATGEEALRLARALRPDVVLMDLKLPGMGGLAATEHLVRSGLGRVVAVTAQGD